A window from Triticum aestivum cultivar Chinese Spring chromosome 6D, IWGSC CS RefSeq v2.1, whole genome shotgun sequence encodes these proteins:
- the LOC123142203 gene encoding barwin: MAGRVALAAVLLCTAAAMAAAQSASNVRATYNFYNPEKINWDLNTASAYCATWDAGMSLAWRSKYGWTAFCGPAGPTGQASCGKCLQVTNTATGAQITARIVDQCSNGGLDLDYDTVFSKIDTNGVGMQQGHLTVNYQFVDCGDN; this comes from the exons ATGGCCGGACGCGTGGCGCTGGCGGCGGTCCTGCTGTGCACAGCGGCGGCCATGGCCGCAGCGCAATCGGCGTCCAACGTGCGTGCCACCTACAACTTCTACAACCCGGAGAAGATCAACTGGGACCTCAACACCGCCAGCGCCTACTGCGCCACATGGGACGCCGGCATGTCCTTGGCCTGGCGCTCCAAGTATGGCTGGACTGCCTTTTGCGGGCCCGCTGGGCCCACCGGCCAGGCATCCTGCGGCAAGTGCCTCCAG GTGACGAACACGGCTACCGGCGCACAGATTACGGCGAGGATCGTTGACCAGTGCAGCAACGGTGGCCTGGACCTGGACTATGACACGGTGTTCAGCAAGATCGACACCAACGGGGTGGGTATGCAGCAGGGCCACCTCACCGTCAACTACCAGTTCGTCGACTGTGGCGATAACTAA